CACGAACACCACGTTGGCCGGCGTGATGAATCCGATGTCCTGCCAGCCCTGCATCAAAAGAGTCCGGTCGATGTTTCGGAACCAGATCACCACCTCTCCGCTGTTTAACTCTTTCAGCTTGTAACACCTGCGGCACATGAAGTCTCCCAAACACCGGAGCAGCTCACCGGTGGACGCCTGGATCACAATCCGTCTGGGCGACAgcagagagaagctgctggGCTGCTTCTGGACCGAGGACAGCCTCCCGTTCTGGACCACGCCGTCGCCGGTCTGTTTAGGGACCGTGGGCACCGGGACCGGGATGGGAGCCTTCGGTTTCCTCTCCTCGGTTTGGTGCGTCTTCCTGGTGTTTTCGTTGTTGAGCTGCGCCACTGCCTGGCTGGACGGGAGCTCGCGGGCGGGCAGCGGGTTCGGGGTCACTTTCTTCGCGCTCTTCTTCGCCGAATTGGCTACCAGCTTCTTCCAGGACAGAGACACGAACATCGAGTGCCGCTTGAGGCTCTTGTCGTTTTTGAGTGCGTCCGCGGCGGCCTCGGCGTCGATGATGGACGCCTTCTTGGTCGCGGGAGATATGGAGAGGACGGTGCCCATGATGTTTGCGGAGGATGGAGCGCGCGCTGCCAGGGGATGGATGCTGCGGCAACTTCACCGCAGAATCTTCTGCAGAGTGAGAGGCGGTCAAGAGCAGTCACGACAACCACTGAGACTCCATCTACTTCTCTCTTCGCTGAGGGGGAGAAAGGAGCTGATTTCTCCACCGGATGCAACAATATTCCAACAGATGCTCGCTCTGAGTCTTCGCGCTGCGACACAAACCCTGCGCGTCTGTAACCTGAAGCGAAGATTAGTCGCTATGCGTAAATCCTCCACTTAAACGATCCCTGACTGACAGCCCAGCGGACCAATCAGAGCGCTAATCAATGATCCAGTCACTAGAAGGGAGGGGGTGTTTTTAGGTCTCAGTTGCCATTGATAGACCTCAGTTCAAGCTACTGCAGGTCAACTTCTATTCTTTATCAGTCCAGTTAATTTGGATCAGCGGCGCTATTTAAAAAGCAGACTGTTCCCCTTTTTCCCACTAACTCTGTTGAAcccaaaaggctttttttttgcacagggGGTGAGGCCTGTGCAGCAGTAACACCTGTGGTTTGCATGTTTGAGTTGTTgctttaagtttatttacaaatacattttaaaaatgagcaCCTCATATATCAAGAATGTctctgaaaacatgtttgaaggGAATGTGGAAAACAGATATGATGTCACAACAACTAaacaagagctttgtttaaaatttggctattaactatttggagtcaactctgaatgtctgttagcaaaatatctcatgcattTTAATTccatggacatctacaactcattgatatttggagtcaagccttttcaagatggctgccaatgctaaactgaacataaaaacacacaactagctataactcaatcaatataacagatactgagctaagatttggtgtgatagtgTTTGGGCCTTTTCCACAAAACATATTCTAAACACTATCTGATTgcaaaagatctttgtttaaagattttgcatcaactatttggagtcaaccttgtctgtctgttagcaaaatacctcatgaacaactggatggactttgatgaaacattcagaaaataatcattggatgtacatccgcaactgattaacctctgAATCCAAACTACTTCAAGTTGGCCACCCGAACCAACTAAttgtaacacaaaaatggccacaatttcagtccattttacaaacattgggctaaaatatttggtgtgattgtagctaagagacattcacaacacatactccaagtgcaaGTCAgtgcacaaaatctttgcttaaaacggTCGCATTTACTGTTGttaatcaaaattagccaacacaaaaatagccaaAACTCAGTTAATTTAGTAGATATTAAGTAAAAATCTGATGTAGTATcagccgagagtcattcacaatacagtATCTGAGAACAACACCTTACAATGTGGCATGAGTTTGcatataacattatttttaaagttacaactcttttcatttctcaacataacatatcgttagtctaaaactctgacagagAAGGTagcagatgatatgcatttttCATTGAATGCTAGACCTTAAATGTAGTTCTGTCAAGAATATctcttgcatttttttgttgctagACTTATtaaaacttcaaacaaaaacattatgaaagaaaaaaatccaaatatctAATTTGGTAAGAAAGTGGCTTAAattgtttactttaaatgtattttaatttccCTTAATAAGGTGACTGACTTACCTTAATGCAGGCAAAGAAGGGAACATATTCAATCCGGATTGAACTGCATTTCCTATTTTGGATCCTGAGGGCGATCCAATTATTTTCAGCAGAGCTGGCACAGCTTCTCTAAGTTACATGACTGTTTGATCTCTTCAGTCAACTTGCAGTGAAAGCAGATATAAACAGCACTGGAAGTAGACTTTAGTTAAGGTTTAGGAATCTTCCCAaagtaaagaaattattttaataataatttggaaTGCATTGTGGTCATTTACAGTGAAATAAAGTATGAGCTGTAACTGATAAAGAAACACTATATTCAGATGATCAGCACAAAAGCAGTATCAAATAGTGCAGTTTAAGCATATTTATCTTCATTGATATGATTAATAAGTGAAAAACAAGTCAGGGTGTGATAACATCATGCGTCAGACTTTAATTGGTGTTTTCCATTTTCCGAATCAGTTATCTGTATGTGATCAAATCTTCTTATATAATCTAATTATCACCAGTTCCTTTTGTCAGAGATTCCCAACAAAGACACTCCTTGTCGTGACGACAATCTCCTCTGGGGGGCAATCAGTTCATCCcaaaggctttttgttttactttccttCCTGTGTTCTTCCTCTTCTGACTTTCCTTGGGTCCTCTGAGTTTTAATCATCCTTCAAACTGAATGAGTCTCTCTCTCTAGACACATAAACCACATAGAGTGAAACTACTCACATGCTTTGTTTGCTTGGTGATCATTATCTTGTTACAGAGTTTAAATTACATAGAGACATTGACTCAAGTTcatcatgtttaaaaataaatagatgtaAAATGATGAACAAACCCAATAATCACAAAAATTaactcatttaataaaaaaaataaaaaatcagttaGCTCATATTAAACCTTTGTTTCACCTATTTTCCTACCAAGAGAACACTGACAAAATATAACACTAAAGTAGAAAAGTAATTTAAGGTAAACTTTGATCAAATAAAAGGCCACAACATCCTGCAACTgaattgtttcctgtttctcccAGACGCTTTTGATCGAGCTGCTGTTTGATCATAGATCAGATGATCAAACTCTTTCATCACAAATCAAacaggctgcagcaggaagtgacagaGGAGAAACCTCACTGTATTAAACAGACAGCATTAAGCTTTCACAGCTCTAATATGTACCAAcatgaagagcaggaaaaagaaTATCATTCACAGGACTGATCGTAAATCAAAGAGAAATATAAACGATGATGGAAAATTTCCTCTTTagcatgttttaaagtttgagcaATTATTAGTTGCACTAACAGTTTCTGTGTTACACCACAAATGGGAAATTAATAGAATATCTTaacattgatgttttttttataaaacagttacaAACATGGGGataacataaacacaaaaaatgatccaaacatatgtttagtttttatttttattcaatctGAATTTGGAATTTTCcagttagtttattttagctcatcttgacagctttaaataaatatcttacaataaataaatatatttggaTCTTAAagtttgattcttttttctCGTTCAACCAGACTATCATTTGGCTTGAGAGAACGATGTGTTTATTATCTGTTTCTATGGAGATGATGAAGTTAGCTTTGTATATTTtcaattgaaaactgcattccTGAGTCCACACCTTAGCAAACCATGACAGTTTCCTTTATAACTATGACTGTCTTTAATGACTTGTTGACTAAGTTGATTAAATGTGTTGGTAAAATatacttattaaaaaaaaacaaaaaaaaaacaggacagtgACAAAAGGTGTGAAATTTTGCAGTTCGTCATACAGCGAGACAGTTTCACAGCAAAGAGAAGAGACAGCTtaacaacacatttaaatggtatgaatgttaaataaaaactttgcatttatttacataatgacaagttcagtaaaaaaaaatcaccgttttacacattttttattggatagaaagaactgaaaaaaaatcgcacaaaaacaacaaacaggagaatGAAAAGGTAATTCAGAACCTTCAGAGTAATGCCATTTATCCCACATAAACAATCAGTTTAAATCGGaattttattcagaatttaCAAgctatattaaataaaacattattatatTACTACATGTAGTATATAAGCGGATACATGATGACTGTAGtgatacaaaaaaatgtgttgttgttaaataaataacacaaacccTGATACTGCTCCTATAGCTCACTCAGCTTATTGACTGCAGGATAAAAGTCACATGATACAGTATGTGATTTATTCTTAGAGACTGAACATCCTGTGCTACcaacacatgagaaaactgtCTTAACTACATCTTTGTATGGCTTTAAGCACCATATTCAAGTATTTAAACTTGACCTTAAAACAGCTGCAAGTTTAGTCTGATCAACTTTTctaattctgtttaaaatttttatcaGTATCACTTGCAATAAATATTATCTCACTTTCATCTTCACCTCTTTCATATGCACAACATATCCTAAATatactgttttaaactaagaagctgagcaccacacacacacacacacacataatgcaTAATGCAGAAGGACTTAAAGGgcagtttgttttcctcatcGAATGAGCAAAGTTTGCCTCCTGGTGGTGTTTTGATGCAAATGCATGCAGCGCCTTCATTCCTCTGCAGTCTGTaatgtccattttttatttaaatattttaatggaaataaaaagctaatttattcaATATCAAATATAATACCTTAGCTTTGGAATTTCTCAAAAATTACCACATATAAACAAGTCAAACCCCAAAACACTGCACATCACTAGGATTTAACTGAACCACTTCCACACCTGTAAGTGTTTAGACAGgctgaaaaaaatataaggCAAATAATGGAAGCTTAATTgagtcaacaaaaaaaatgttaataaaccttagttttagtttttatcctTCTCTGTCTGCAGTGAAAGCagaatttacaaataaaaacactcatgaggcaaataaattacatttcacCGCTAGAGGGCAGTCACGTTTATCTGACTGAGTGAAAATACAAGTGATGGGCAGGctgatgatttattttcatatttttaattttttttctgtcagcagtCATATTTATTCCCTCATTTTGGCATTTAATCATTTCATGTGAATCTGTGGAATGACGACAGACATGATGAATGAACTTGAACGAAAATTTGCCCGAAGGTTTAAATTCTCACATCACCTAACAGGGCATCCCAGTGCCGGCAGAACACCCTTACAGCATGGCCAAAAAAACCCATATAAACCTACAGACATACAACTTTTTACTAATAAATCTATTTCCAAAGCACATATGGTGATTAATAGTGCAGCTTTAGTaccataaaaatatgtttttgtatgaCAAATTCACACAATATGTAAGGTTTTAGGTAAATTGATGTAACCTTTATGTTAAAACTTGATATGACTGAAGCCTGTTAACCAATTCAATCACTGCATAAAATAACACATGCACACTAAACACTTGGGTTTCTTTTTATAGTTATGCAACAACTTCTGCCATGTAAAACCACCATAATCCTTTAAGATATAACTGTTTTGACAgta
This genomic stretch from Kryptolebias marmoratus isolate JLee-2015 linkage group LG6, ASM164957v2, whole genome shotgun sequence harbors:
- the cdk5r2b gene encoding cyclin-dependent kinase 5 activator 1, with the translated sequence MGTVLSISPATKKASIIDAEAAADALKNDKSLKRHSMFVSLSWKKLVANSAKKSAKKVTPNPLPARELPSSQAVAQLNNENTRKTHQTEERKPKAPIPVPVPTVPKQTGDGVVQNGRLSSVQKQPSSFSLLSPRRIVIQASTGELLRCLGDFMCRRCYKLKELNSGEVVIWFRNIDRTLLMQGWQDIGFITPANVVFVYLLCQDAITDSIESPAELQGAFQTCLYLAYSYMGNEISYPLKPFIIDSNKDVFWEMSLRIIDRLSAKMLQLNADPHFFTEVFQDLKNQRDSSESNLDR